The nucleotide sequence CAAGAGCAGCGCAAAGATCAGCGCGGGGATCGCCATCAGCGCATCAACCGCGCGCGACAAAAGCTGGTCCAGCCAACCGCCCAATGTCGCGGCCAGGAAGCCCAGCGACCCGCCGATGAAGAAGGCAAGGCAGGTTGTGACAAATGCGATGCCAACGGTGTTTTGTGCGCCAAAGATCAGGCGCGACAGGATATCGCGGCCGATCTGATCCGTGCCCAACGGATATTCCGGGTTGCCGCCCACCGCCGGGTTACCGCCCGGAACGATATTGGCCGCGCCCAGAACCTCTTCCTGGCCATAAGGGGCCAGCGGTCCCAGAACATACATCAGCGCAAAGACCGCCACTGTAACCAGCGTCAAAAGCGCGGAGAATTTCTGCACATCCGTGGAGCTGTTGCGCCGGATCATGACGTTGATGAATACGCCGAACGCGCCAACGCCTGCGACCGTCAGGATCGAAATTTGACCGGCAAAGATCGACACGAACGCATAGGTCAAAATGATCATCACACCGAAGCTGGCGGTCAATGGCATGGACCGAAACAGCTTCTTGCTGGCCTCAGAGCCGAAGTTCTCGCCCAGAAGCTTGAACAGGTAAGCCGCGATGCCGAAAGCCAGAAAGCCCTGCACCGCCCAGCGGAAGAAAATCACGCCAGGTACGGGGGCGGGTGGTTCGGTCGCTGTTGCGATGGGCTGGGAGTAGTACCAAATGCTTGCCGCCAGTGCGACCACCGCAAACACGTACCCATATGCCACGCCCAACGGCATATCCCGGAAGAACGGTTTGTTTTCTGTCAGCTGCTGCCCGGCCGCGCGGAAAACCCACGCGACGCCGACCAAAGCGATGAGAATTAGGATCAGGTATATCAAGGTCATTTCGGATGCCTCAGACGTGGGTTCGAAATGATCGACAGTACGTCAGCAGTCAGGTTCAACAGGATGTAGACCGCGGCGAAGATCAGGCAGCACGCCTGCACCACCGGGATGTCGCGGATTTTCACGCTGTCCACGAAGAGCTGGCCAATGCCCGGGTAGACGAAGACCACCTCGACCACCACAACGCCGGTGACGAGGAACGCAAGGTTCAGCGCAATCACGGTGATGATCGGGGCCAGCGCGTTTGGCAGCGCGTGTTTGACGATAACCCGCATTGGGCTGAGGCCCTTGAGCCGCGCCATTTCGATGTAAGGCGAGGC is from uncultured Litoreibacter sp. and encodes:
- a CDS encoding ABC transporter permease, which produces MTLIYLILILIALVGVAWVFRAAGQQLTENKPFFRDMPLGVAYGYVFAVVALAASIWYYSQPIATATEPPAPVPGVIFFRWAVQGFLAFGIAAYLFKLLGENFGSEASKKLFRSMPLTASFGVMIILTYAFVSIFAGQISILTVAGVGAFGVFINVMIRRNSSTDVQKFSALLTLVTVAVFALMYVLGPLAPYGQEEVLGAANIVPGGNPAVGGNPEYPLGTDQIGRDILSRLIFGAQNTVGIAFVTTCLAFFIGGSLGFLAATLGGWLDQLLSRAVDALMAIPALIFALLLITIATAWAGSASWQVTIYMIFIIAVIDSTRVFRLSRAVGLNIVVMDYIEAAKLRGEGLGYLVFREMLPNAYAPLLAEFGLRFCFVFLTIASLSFLGVGIQPPLADWGTMVRDLSQFINFAAFAPNVAVAPLLAAGAIALLTVAVNFVVDWMLHKSSGLKE